The Alteromonas stellipolaris genome includes a region encoding these proteins:
- a CDS encoding FAD/NAD(P)-binding protein: MNKTRIALIGGGPSALSILKKALSFFSKQLADGESFDVENSDANNSDGRVSPHLIFDIFERNTALGKGMPYSKDGASWEHITNISSDELAPFDETLLEWLRQQSPEYLAKYHICKANLHEKHVVPRLLFGEYLQAQFSALIGKCRTAGIMVNVHLQCNVLDIKPSTEDENSPERINSLEPQDGDNHSGINILTNSGWVTGFDNVVVCTGHVWPKTHEGKVKGYFDSPYPPTKLQRKYNHTIAIKGSSLTAIDAIRTLSEANGEFYQTDNQLQYRLFDDVPNFKIVMHSLEGLLPNIRFHLDDPLVSDEGMLSEQEIVQHRADNDGFLSLDFIFEHNFKRTLKKLDADFYQKIANKNIEAFCQWMLESRKAYAPFTLFKIEYLQAEQSIKQESTLQWKEAIALLSFTINHPAKYFSAEDTLRLRNHLLPIIGLMIANIPQSSAAQLLALHDSGVLDIIAVDSSSHLEIEDDCDFHFSYTDSDNKPVVNTYKTFIDCTGQKSLPIDAFPFKSMFKDAEPLVAKVRFKDKHQGKQHLKENPKSVCIGSDDEYYLETGGFAINDDFQPMLANGSLNERYFVMAVPYISGFNPDYSGFDFCDQVAELIVNKLK, translated from the coding sequence ATGAACAAAACAAGGATTGCGTTAATTGGCGGCGGCCCCAGCGCCCTTTCTATTCTTAAAAAAGCGTTAAGCTTTTTTAGCAAGCAGCTTGCTGATGGTGAGAGCTTTGATGTCGAGAACTCTGATGCCAATAACTCTGATGGCAGAGTATCTCCTCACTTAATCTTCGATATCTTTGAGCGCAACACCGCGCTAGGTAAAGGCATGCCCTATAGTAAAGATGGGGCGTCGTGGGAACATATTACCAATATTTCATCCGATGAACTGGCACCGTTTGATGAAACCTTACTTGAATGGTTGCGCCAGCAAAGCCCCGAGTACCTCGCAAAATATCACATTTGTAAAGCGAATCTTCATGAAAAACACGTGGTACCACGGCTGCTATTTGGTGAATATCTACAGGCACAGTTTTCCGCACTAATTGGCAAATGCCGTACAGCAGGGATAATGGTTAACGTGCACCTACAGTGCAACGTTTTGGACATTAAACCCAGCACTGAGGATGAGAACAGCCCTGAGCGCATAAATAGCCTTGAGCCTCAAGACGGCGATAACCATTCAGGCATCAACATTTTGACTAACAGTGGATGGGTGACAGGGTTTGATAACGTGGTGGTGTGCACTGGCCACGTTTGGCCCAAGACTCACGAAGGTAAAGTAAAAGGGTATTTCGACTCTCCCTACCCGCCCACCAAGTTGCAGCGAAAATACAACCATACCATAGCGATTAAAGGCAGTTCCCTCACCGCTATTGATGCAATTCGAACGCTAAGCGAGGCTAATGGCGAGTTTTATCAAACTGATAACCAATTGCAGTATCGTTTATTCGACGACGTTCCGAATTTTAAAATAGTCATGCATTCGTTAGAGGGCTTATTACCCAATATCCGCTTTCACTTGGACGATCCGCTGGTATCTGATGAAGGCATGTTAAGCGAACAAGAAATTGTTCAACATAGGGCCGATAATGACGGTTTCTTAAGTTTAGATTTTATCTTTGAGCACAATTTCAAAAGAACTTTGAAAAAACTAGACGCAGATTTTTATCAAAAAATAGCGAACAAAAATATAGAAGCGTTTTGCCAATGGATGCTTGAGTCGCGTAAAGCGTATGCCCCCTTCACCTTGTTTAAAATTGAGTATCTGCAAGCTGAACAGTCGATTAAACAAGAAAGTACATTGCAATGGAAAGAAGCCATCGCGCTGCTGAGCTTCACCATTAACCACCCAGCTAAATACTTTAGTGCAGAAGATACCCTACGATTACGCAACCATCTTTTACCGATTATTGGCCTTATGATTGCGAACATTCCACAGTCATCCGCGGCACAATTGCTTGCCCTACACGATAGTGGCGTACTCGATATTATTGCGGTAGATAGCAGCAGCCACCTTGAAATTGAAGACGACTGTGATTTTCATTTTTCTTATACGGACAGCGATAACAAGCCGGTCGTAAACACATATAAAACCTTTATCGATTGCACGGGACAGAAGTCGCTGCCAATAGACGCATTTCCCTTTAAATCTATGTTTAAAGATGCCGAGCCATTAGTGGCTAAGGTACGGTTTAAAGATAAACATCAAGGTAAACAACATTTAAAAGAAAACCCCAAAAGCGTGTGCATAGGTTCTGACGATGAATACTATTTAGAAACAGGTGGTTTTGCTATTAACGATGACTTTCAACCAATGTTAGCTAACGGTAGTCTGAATGAGCGCTACTTTGTTATGGCGGTACCGTATATTAGTGGGTTCAACCCAGACTATTCAGGTTTCGATTTTTGCGACCAAGTCGCCGAGTTAATAGTAAATAAACTCAAGTGA